The genome window CGCGGCTGGACCGAGGCCGTGGCGGCGCGTGTTCTCCTCCACCCCGAGCAGGGGCGTGACGTTCAGATCATCGCCCAGGGCAGTGACGGCTATGAGGTCATGATCATGACCTATTTCGCGGCAGGCCGCTTTATCGTGCATGGCAGCCACAGTTTCGGCGAGGCTCCCATCAATGTCTGGATGAGCAAGGCTTCTCCGGATACATTCCGGCGTCGGATCATGGAGTCCTCGTTGGTCGTGCCCGTCCATCTCGATACCTGGGCGAGGCAGAGTCTCGACATTGGGGCCGGTTGTCTGGACAGTCCCAGGCTTCTCGTGCCCGATGCCGTCACGGGCCGAATGGAATGCCCGCAGGAGCCTTGAACGTGCATTATGCTGTCGGTGCGAACGCAACCGAGGAAACATACGGGCGGCAAGCCGCTGGAACAGGTGAAGTCATGAATGAAGTTCCCGAAACCGATCAGCGCTGCGGCTTCGTGGCGGTGGTGGGCGCCCCCAATGCCGGCAAGTCGACCCTGGTCAACGCTCTGGTGGGCACCAAAGTGTCCATCGTCTCGCCCAAGGTGCAGACCACCCGCTTTCGGGTGATGGGCATCGCCATGGTGGGCGAGGCCCAGGTGGTGCTGGTCGATACACCCGGCATCTTCGCGCCCAAGAAGCGGCTGGAGCGCGCCATGGTGGCGGCGGCCTGGGGCGGCACCAACGATGCCGACCATATCTGCCTGCTGATCGACGCCGCCAAGGGCTATGACGACGAATCCCGCGCCATCGTCGATAAGCTGAAGGAGACCAAGCGTCAGGCCATCTTAGTGCTGAACAAGGTGGATCTGGTCAAGCGCGACAAGCTGCTGGGCCTCACCGCTCAACTGGACGCCGAGGGCATCTTCACCGACGTCTTTATGATCAGCGCGCTCAAAGGCGACGGTATCGACGACCTGCTGGCCCATCTGGGCAAGCTGGTGTCGCCCGGCCCCTGGATGTTCCCCGAAGATCAGGTCTCGGACCTGCCGCAGCGCCTGCTGGCCGCCGAGATCACCCGCGAGAAGGCCTTTATCGCTCTGTATCAGGAGCTTCCCTATTCGCTCCATGTGGAGACCGAGAAGTGGGAGGAGAAGGAGGACGGCTCGGCGCGCATCGATCAGGTGATCTATGTGGAGCGCGAAAGCCAAAAGCCCATCGTGCTGGGCAAGGCTGGTCGCCAGATCAAGTCCATCGGGGCGAGCGCCCGCCAAGAGCTCGAGGAATTGCTGGAACGCCGCGTCCATCTCTTCATCCATATCAAGGTCCGCGAGGACTGGTCGGAGAAGCGCGGCCATTACTCCGAGATCGGCCTGGATTTCGATTCGTGAGCACAGCCTTTTCATGAAGATCATCGTCATCCCGGACGAGCAACGCGAGATCCGGGATCCAGGGGGGGCCACTCCTGGATCCCGGCTCAAGGCCGGGATGACGACGGAGTGGAAGAGGGGGACCGCATGAGCTTGCGCGCCATTGCCATCATCCTGATCTGGGTCGGGGTTCTGGCGCTGCTCGGCGTGTTGGTTCACCGCTTTACCCGAGGCGCCTGGAGCCTGGAAGACGACGACATCCCGGTCATCTCGCCGCGCCAGAAGCTGGCGGCTGCCCTGGCTTTGGCCACCACCACCGCAGGGCTGGGGCTGTTCATCTGGAGCTGGTATGGAATGGGATGACGACGGAATCGTCCTGGCGGTGCGCCGTCATGGCGAAACCGGCGCGGTCGCCTCGCTGCTGACCCGAAGCCATGGCCGCCATGCCGGTCTGGTCCATGGCGGCCAGGGCCGGACCAATCGTCCCATCCTGCAGCCCGGCAATCTCGTCCGCGCCAAATGGACCGGCCGCCTGCCCGAGCAATTGGGCAATTTCAAACTGGAAATGCTCCACGCCTATGGCGCGGCCTTTTTGGATGACGCCGCACGGCTTTCCGCCCTCGGTTCCGCCTGCGCCCTGGTGGAGACGGCCCTGGCCGAACGCCAGCCCCATCCCGCCTGCCATGCCGCCCTGGTGGCGCTGCTTCATGCTCTGGAAGCCGAGTCCTGGCCCAGCATCTATGTCCATTTCGAACTGGCCCTGCTGCGCGACCTGGGCTTCGGCCTCGACCTCTCGGCCTGCGCCGCGACGGGGCAGACCGACGATCTGGCCTGGGTCAGCCCCAAAACCGGCCGCGCCGTCAGCCGCGCGGCGGGCGAGCCCTACCGTGACAAGCTGTTCAAGCTTCCCGCCTTCCTGGTCGAAGGCGGGGAGGGCGATGCCGCCGCCATCCGCGAAGGGCTGGAGATGACCGGCTTCTTCCTGCAACGCCACGTCCTCGACTCCCGCCATGCTGTTCTGCCGGCGGCGCGGGGACGGATGATCGGGCGGTTGGGGTGATCCTCACGGTTTAACCGCGATCTGATCCCCATATTGGGCTATCGCCCAAACCCATTTGGGGCCATGCCCCAAGCCCCCTTTTTGTTTGTTCGTAAAAATCAGGGGCGGTCAATGATGGATTGACTCTGACTCCATTTACTCTCTGCAATTACCCTCTGCTTTCTCATCATGTGCCGCTTTCTCGGGAAAATGTTCGTAGACTGCATCCATGAGAATGAACCTCAGGATCGGGCGTAGATCTCCTGCGATGTTTTGCAAACGCTCAATACTCCAGTTGCCCATATCATTATGGGAGTTCCAATGCAGATCTTTGAGCCAATGTGATGCGATGGTGCTCGCTCGCTCGGAAAGCTTTTTGTTGTCTCGAAAAACTTCGGTGCGCGTGCTTGCCATTCCAACCAGTCTTCCAATGGGAAAATGCTGGCCATTGTCATCTCGGCACGGAAGTTTGATCTGATCGTAGTGGTACACGAGCGCCCATTCCAGCAAAGCCCGCATGAGCATGAACAAGGACAGCCGGAACGAGGTTAGATTGTTTTTCGTTGAGCTGAGTTGCGTCAGCTCATAGGTCAGCCGCTTCAGCCGATCATCGTCACGAAGGCACCGAATATCTTCGAGAAGCAGAAGCGGCCTGGGCTTCTGAACTGGTGGCAGCGTAGAAGGCGTGGCCGCATCCGAATTCATCTCGTCGGGGAGGGCCATGGGAGCCAACGGTGGCGACGTACAATCGGCGGGCAGTGGATGAGCCGATACCGTCGAGGGCGGCGTTTCTAGTTCCATATGGCTGCCGTTCGCGCCGTCCTCAGGACCATTCGGCGGGATGTCCTTAGGCGAGGCTGGGTTGTCCGGAAGCTCCAGTTGCCCGTCGGTCGGTTCAGTACTGGTGGGCGGCTTCGGTGCGGGTTTTCGGCCTTCGGTTTTCCTATTGGGCGGAGTGTACAGCGATAGGCCCCCAGCTGGTCTGTTCATGTCGAAGAGGTCAGGTTCCTTTCCTGGGCACGGAACGACCTCATTTACCCGATCGCCAATTGGCCAAGTCCGCCGGAGATAATCCTCGACCGAATCTCCCTTGGAAAATTTGTCGTCCGTATCCCTACGCTGGGCAATCAACGTATGTCGGGCAATCACACCGACCATTTGGTCAAGATTGCTAAAACCAAATCGATTGGGCCGCCCATCATCAAAGAACATGGGTTGCCCAAAGTGGTGTTCTACTCTTCTAGAAAGTACGGCTCTGAGGAATGGTTCATGATCGACTTGCTCATCACGGTATAGAATGGCCTTTTCATCATCTGGCCACACATTTCCATGAATGGCAATTTGGAGAGCCTCTCTTCCACGGAGAAGCTGCTTCACCGTCTTTAGGTCAATCTTAAGGGTTTGGGCAATTTCCTGCTCATTCTTGCTTTTCTTGAATTCTCGATGGACGTAGCGCATTCGGGATACCAGAGACCATGCCCGCCTTTGAATGACGGCATGGATATTCGCAACGATCGGATCCCCGCGTTCCCTGTCGTAATCGAAACAGACGTCGATCTTGCTGATGTTGTTCCTGGTTTCATCATCGATGACCGGGATTTGTGGCAGTAGATCGTACGCAGATTCGGGCAGGATCTCTGGGTTAAGCAATATCTTGCATGCGGCGGTCCTGCGATTGCCTTCAAGGACGATGTGTTGCTTTCCGTCGAAGTACGTCAGAACGGTCTCGGTCGGCCAAAGCTCTTTGGCCTCAATGATGCTTTTTGCCAGAGCGATTACATCGTGATCGCGCAGCAGGTGAAGTAAAATCGCCTCTTGGCTGTGTGATGTTAGCTCGAAGCGTGGATTGTCAGGGTCAAGTTGCAACGCTAAAGGAGAGATGCGATCACGTTGCCAACGATTAGAAACTGTCATGGGGCGGAACCTCCGATAACGATGGTTGCAAGAGTTATTTTATAGGTCAAGTGGTGATCTGCTTACTTGGTGGCGCCACCTCAATTTCCTGCGTCCCCACCTGTTAGCAAACCGACATCCTCCATTCCCCTTGACCTCACCCCACTGAATGAATAATCATTCAACTGAACGAGCATTCAGTTTGCGGAGGATCAGATGCGCTTGCCCAGTGGTGCTCCAGGGGGTGTGCCCAGTGCCCATGTGGACCGCTTTGCCCGCGAACTGTTGCCGCCGCCTGATCTGTGGCCGGTCTTTGACTATTCGGCGCCCCATCTCGGCCATTATCCCGACCGCATCAACGCGGCGGCCGCGCTGATCGATACGGCAGTGGCGGCGGGGTTTGGGGCCAAGCCGGTGTTCCATTACGGGGAAGGGACCTGGAGTTACGCCCATCTTCTCGACCGGGCCGAGCGCATCGCCCGCGTCCTGACCGAGGACTTCGGGCTGGTGCCGGGCAATCGGGTGCTGCTGCGCTCGGCCAATACGCCCATGCTGGTGGCGTGCTGGCTGGCGGTGTTGAAGGCGGGGGGCATTTGCGTGACCACCATGCCGCTGCTGCGCGCCAAGGAACTGTCCTACATCGTGGAGAAGGCCCGAATCGCCATCGCCCTGTGCGAGCTTGATCTGGCCGAGGAGATGGATCTCACCCGCCAGAAAATGCCCGAGCTTCGCCATGTGTCCTATTTCACGCCGCTAGGCGACGGCACCAAGTCCGACGCCGATCTTGACCGCCGCGCCGAGGCCAAGCCTGCCGGATTCGCCAATGTGGACACGGCGGCCGACGATGTGGCGCTGATCACCTTCACCTCGGGGACCACAGGCAATCCCAAGGGCGCCATGCATTTCCACCGCGACATCTTGGCGTCGTGTGATTGCTGGCCACGCCGCCATGGCCTGGACGCCGACGAGGTGGTGATCGGCTCGCCCTCCATCGCCTTCACCTATGGCAAGGCGGCCTTCATGATGTATCCGTTGCGGTACCGCGCCACCGCTGTTCTGGTGCCCAAGCCCACGCCGGACCTGATTTTGGAGGGCATTCAGCGTCATCGCGCCACCAGCCTTTACGCGGTGCCCACCTCGTTCAACGCCATGCTGGGCATGATCGGCAAATACGATATCTCGTCCTTGCGCAAGGGGTCCTCGGCGGGCGAGCATCTGCGGCCCAAGCTTTACGACGACTGGCTGGACCGTACCGGCATCAAGCTGGTCAACGGAATCGGCATGACCGAGATGCTGACCCATTTCATCTGTCAGTCGGCGGATGTTGCCAAGCCGGGCGCTACCGGCTTTCCTGTGGATGGTTACAGCGCCTGTATCTTGGACGACGACTTCAATCCGCTGCCTGTGGGGTCCAAGGGGCGCCTCGCGGTGCGCGGGCCCACCGGCTGCCGCTATCTCGACGATCAGGCGCGACAGGCGGGTTTCGTCAAGAACGGCTGGAACGTCACCGGGGACATCATGGAGCAGGACCAGGACGGCTGGTTCTGGTATGTGGACCGCTCCGACGACATGATCGTCTCGTCGGGCTACAACATCTCGGCCCAGGAGGTGGAGCGCGCCATCCTGGACCACCCCAAGGTGGCGGAATGCGCCGTCATCGGCGTTCCCGACGAGGCGCGCGGCACCATCGTGCGGGCCTGTATCGTGCTGGATAACCCCTCCCTGGCCTCGGAACTGCTGGCCGAGGAGATCCAGACCTTCGTCAAAGCCAATATCGCGCCCTACAAATACCCGC of Paramagnetospirillum magnetotacticum MS-1 contains these proteins:
- a CDS encoding AMP-binding protein, which gives rise to MRLPSGAPGGVPSAHVDRFARELLPPPDLWPVFDYSAPHLGHYPDRINAAAALIDTAVAAGFGAKPVFHYGEGTWSYAHLLDRAERIARVLTEDFGLVPGNRVLLRSANTPMLVACWLAVLKAGGICVTTMPLLRAKELSYIVEKARIAIALCELDLAEEMDLTRQKMPELRHVSYFTPLGDGTKSDADLDRRAEAKPAGFANVDTAADDVALITFTSGTTGNPKGAMHFHRDILASCDCWPRRHGLDADEVVIGSPSIAFTYGKAAFMMYPLRYRATAVLVPKPTPDLILEGIQRHRATSLYAVPTSFNAMLGMIGKYDISSLRKGSSAGEHLRPKLYDDWLDRTGIKLVNGIGMTEMLTHFICQSADVAKPGATGFPVDGYSACILDDDFNPLPVGSKGRLAVRGPTGCRYLDDQARQAGFVKNGWNVTGDIMEQDQDGWFWYVDRSDDMIVSSGYNISAQEVERAILDHPKVAECAVIGVPDEARGTIVRACIVLDNPSLASELLAEEIQTFVKANIAPYKYPREVKFVEFLPKTQTGKIQRFRLREL
- the era gene encoding GTPase Era encodes the protein MNEVPETDQRCGFVAVVGAPNAGKSTLVNALVGTKVSIVSPKVQTTRFRVMGIAMVGEAQVVLVDTPGIFAPKKRLERAMVAAAWGGTNDADHICLLIDAAKGYDDESRAIVDKLKETKRQAILVLNKVDLVKRDKLLGLTAQLDAEGIFTDVFMISALKGDGIDDLLAHLGKLVSPGPWMFPEDQVSDLPQRLLAAEITREKAFIALYQELPYSLHVETEKWEEKEDGSARIDQVIYVERESQKPIVLGKAGRQIKSIGASARQELEELLERRVHLFIHIKVREDWSEKRGHYSEIGLDFDS
- the recO gene encoding DNA repair protein RecO, with the protein product MEWDDDGIVLAVRRHGETGAVASLLTRSHGRHAGLVHGGQGRTNRPILQPGNLVRAKWTGRLPEQLGNFKLEMLHAYGAAFLDDAARLSALGSACALVETALAERQPHPACHAALVALLHALEAESWPSIYVHFELALLRDLGFGLDLSACAATGQTDDLAWVSPKTGRAVSRAAGEPYRDKLFKLPAFLVEGGEGDAAAIREGLEMTGFFLQRHVLDSRHAVLPAARGRMIGRLG